TCGATGCGGCGGCGTGAGCAGGTCCGTGGAGCCACGCAGCGGCGTGAGTAAGGCCGTGGGGCTGTGCGGCGGCGTGAGCAGGTCCGTGGGGCCACGCAGCGGCGTGTGAGCGACCCTTGTGGGCCGAGAAGCGGGAACTGGGGCCTTGCCGGCGGAGCGGGCGAGGCGTGCGGTGGCCAGGTCACGTGACCGCGTCCTCCGAACACACCCCGAGCAGGATTCGCCTGGCAATCTTGGACAGTTTCCGTTAGCTGCTAACGGAAACTGTCCAAGATCTGCGTCGCGCTGACGGGACCGTGGGTTCGCTGGTCCGCCGGTCGCTCGAACGGAGGCCGCTCCGGCCGATTCCACCCGACCAACGGTGTCCAGGACACCGCAAGCACCCAGGACACCGACAGCACCCCCGACACCGCGAGCACCGATCAGCGCCAGGGAGCCAGGCAGCGTCCGGCTGCCGCACACCCGCTACGGACGTCATCGACCGCGCGGCGAGACGACCACGCACGGTGAGCAAGCCGAGGGCCTCTCGCACGAGGCCATCGAGACGTGAACGCAACGATCAACCGCCACCGCCACCTGAGACGCAACGATCAGTCGTACTGCGCAAGGGTCGGCGGTGGATTATGCGGCTGGGCGGCGCATAACGTTGAGCAACGGCGCCAGCCCGTGGGCCGACGGTGGCCAGGGCGCGCCCGAGCCCTGGGAGCAGGACAATGACGATGGACGCCACCAGCCAGCGCTTCCTGATGTGCCGGCCGACGTACTTCGCCGTCGACTATGCGATCAACCCGTGGATGGACCCGACCGCCCCGGTCGACACCGACCGTGCCGTGCGGCAGTGGGAGCGGCTGCGGCAGGTGTACCGCGACCTGGGTCACGTCGTCGAGGAGATCACCCCGCTGCCGGGCCTGCCCGACATGGTCTTCGCCGCCAACGGGGGCACCGTGATCGGTGACCGGGCGATGGCCGTGCAGTTCCGCGACCCGCAGCGCGCCGACGAGGCGCCCGCGTACCGGTCCTGGTTCGAGAACGCCGGCTTCGAGGTGTACGACCCGAAGCACGTCAACGAGGGCGAGGGCGACGTCCTGCTCGCCGGTGACGTGGTGCTCGCCGGCACCGGCTTCCGCACCGCGCACGCCTCGCACGCCCAGTTGCAGGAGGTGTTCGGCTACCCGGTGGTCACCATGCACCTGGTCGACCCGCGCTTCTACCACCTGGACACCGCGCTCACCGTGCTCGACGAGCGGACCGTGGCGTACCTGCCGGAGGCGTTCTCCCCCGGCAGCCGGGCCGTGCTGCGCCGGTTGTTTCCGGACGCGGTGCACGCCACCATGGCCGACGCCGAGGTGCTGGGCCTGAACGCGGTCAGCGACGGTCGGCACGTGGTGCTGCCGGAGCAGGCCACCGGCCTGGCCGCGACGCTGCGGGACCGGGGCTACCAGACGATCGGCGTCGACCTGTCCGAGCTGCGCAAGGCCGGCGGTGGACCGAAGTGCTGCACGTTGCGACTCCGTCAGGGAAAGGCGAGCCAGTGATCGAGGACATGCTGCGGACTCCGGCCGCGGTGCGGGACGCCGAGCGTCACACCGCGCACAACTACCACCCGCTGCCGGTGGTGATCTCCTCCGCCGAGGGTGCCTGGGTCACCGACGTGGACGGTCGGCGGTATCTCGACTGTCTGGCCGGCTACTCGGCGCTGAACTTCGGGCACCGGCACCCGACGCTGATCGCCGCCGCGCACGCCCAGCTCGACCGGCTGACGCTGACCAGCCGGGCGTTCGTGCACGACCAGTTCGCCGACTTCTGCCGGGAACTCGCGGCGCTCTGCGGCAAGGACCTCGTGCTGCCGATGAATACCGGCGCCGAGGCGGTGGAGACCGGCATCAAGGTCGCCCGCAAGTGGGGTTACCAGGTCAAGGGCGTACCGGACGGGCAGGCCACCATCGTGGTCGCCGACGGCAACTTCCACGGCCGGACCACCACCATCGTCAGCTTCTCCACCGACGAGGACGCGCGGGCCGACTTCGGGCCGTACACGCCGGGCTTCCGGATCGTGCCCTACGGTGACCTGGCCGCGCTGGCCGAGGCGGTCGACGAGCACACCGTGGCGGTGCTGCTGGAGCCGATCCAGGGCGAGCAGGGCGTGGTGGTGCCGCCGGAGGGCTACCTGGCCGGTGTCCGGCGGCTCTGCGACGAGCGCACCGTGCTGTTCATCGCCGACGAGATCCAGTCCGGTCTGGGCCGCACCGGCGCCACCTTCGCCTGCGAGCAGGAGGGCGTGGTGCCGGACATGTACCTGCTGGGCAAGGCGCTCGGCGGCGGCATCGTGCCGGTCTCGGCGGTGGCCGCCGACGCGGCGGTGCTCGGGGTGCTCCGGCCCGGCCAGCACGGCTCCACCTTCGGCGGCAACCCGCTGGCCTGCGCGGTGGCCACCGAGGTGGTCCGGCTGCTGGCTACCGGCGAGTTCCAGCGGCGCTCGACCGAGCTGGGCGAGCGGCTGCACGCCGGCCTGCGCGCACTGATCGGCAAGGGCCTGGTCGCGGTACGCGGCCGGGGGCTGTGGGTCGGGCTGGACATCGACCCGACGCTGATGAGCGGCCGGGAGGCGTGCGAGCGGCTGATGGAGCGCGGCGTACTCGCCAAGGACACCCACGGCTCGACCATCCGCCTCGCCCCGCCGCTGGTGATCACCGAGGAGGAGATCGACCACGCGGTGGCCCAGTTGACGGCGGTACTGGCCGGCTGACACCCGCAGGGCGGGCGTCGGGACCACGGTCCCGGCGCCCGCCGTCGTCCGCGTCAGCGGGGCAGGCGCATCGCCATGGTCGGCGCCTCGGACATCACCGAGTCGGGGTTGTACGGCGCACCCGAGGGCAGATCGCTCGGCCGCCCGATCTGCACGCCCGGGTACAGCTCCACCATGTCCCCGCTCCCGAGGGCGCGGGACTGCTGCGGTGCCAGCGGCAGGCGGTCCGACTCGGCCATCGAGCCGCCCGGCCGGATGCCGGAGCCGTTGGTGCTCACGTCGGTCGCGACGATGTCGCCGCCCCGCAGCTCAAGCCGCAGATGACTGCGGCTGATCCAGCGCCGGGCCTCGTCGTTGAGCCACTGGCCCAGCATGATCGCGTTGGCGCTCTCCGGGGCGCGGCCGATCGTGACCGGCTGGTCCTCGGTGAGCACGAAGCGACGCCGGATCAGGCCACCGACGCGTACCGCCAGGACCTCGCTGCGCGGCCGGGGGCCGTCGTCGCGGAGCCGGGTGCCGTGCCGGGGGCAGGTGGGTACGCCACCGCGCAGCGACGGTGGCGGCTGGCCGGTCGGCGCGCGGTCGATCCGGGCCAGGTCGGCGAAGGCACCCCCGCCGCCGGCACCGCCGAAGAGGGTGCAGCCCGACTCGGAACAGCGCCACTGCCGGGCGAGCAACTGGACACCGGCCGGTGACGGCGGCCCGGTGAGCGGGATGTGGCCGCCACCGACATGGGCGATGAAGACCGGCCCACCGGCACCGGGCACCGGGGCGAGCACCCGGCCGGGCTGGTCGACCAGCCAGGGGAACCGCCCGCGCAGGCCGTCGAAGCGGACCCGGCTGAGCACCGGCAGGCCGAGCAGGTCGGCCACCTCAAGCATCCGGTCACCCGGATTGTCCAGCACCTCGACCAGGCCGTCGTCGGCCCAGCGGCGGACCACCATTCGCTCGTTGGAGGTCAGGTCGGCGTCGGAGAGCACCCCCCGGTGCACCACCGCGTAGACCGGGACGGTGTCCTCCTCCAGGCTGCGCGCCAGCGCGTCGAAGACCATGCCGAGGCGCAACGTGCTGGCCGGTCGGCCGCCGTCGAGGTCCTGGTAGCGGATGACCTCGGCGAGGTCGATCACCGCACGGACGAGCTGCGGGCCGGTGCAGACCCGCCCCTCGATCGCGTCCAGGACCTTGCTGATCTCGAACCTCATCGGGCCGCCCCCACGATCTCGTCGATCCGCCGGGCCAGCTCGACGTCGCGCAGGGTGACGCCGCCGGCCGAATGGGTGACACAGCGGAACGTCAGCGTCCGCCACCGGATGTCGATGTCCGGGTGATGGTCCAGCTCCTCCGCCACCACGGCGACCCGGTCGACGACCGTGACGGCGGCCGGGAAGCTGGCCAGCTCCACCGTGCGGGTGATCCCGGCGGGGTCTCCCGACCAGTCCGCCAGTCCACCCAGCTCGTTTCGCACCGCCTCGGCGGTGAGCACGTCAGCCATGGCAAGGACCCTACCTGTGCCGTCCGACGGCGACGCGACCAGCGGCTGCGCCATCGATCAGCTCATCCGGCCCATGGCGTCACGGAGACGACCCAGGTCGCGACGGCGGCGTTCGTAGGTGGCCGCGAGACCGATCAGCGCCAACCCGGCGACGGCCAGGAAGACCCACCGGGGCAGCAGGTCCCAGCTGCGTCCCGCCTCGTGCAGGGCGAGCCGGGCGAGGGTCAACCCGCCGAGCACCACCGGCGCCTGCCAGCGGCGGACCGCCCCGAGCAGCGTGACGGCCAGCGCGGCGACACCGAGCAGCAGACGGCGCCACGGCTGGTCGTCGGCGTCGAACAGCAGGGTTCCCAGACTGGGCAGCAGCAGCGCGACCAGGCCCGGGCCGAGGGCGAGCCAGCTCTTCAACCCCGGCCGGGTACGCATCGCCACCGCACCGAACACGAGCGCCAGCACCGCCGCCGGCACCGTGTACGCCTCGACCACCCGCACCTCGCCGGAGCGCAGCAGCAGCCAGATGGCGAGGAGTTCGCTGCCACCGGCCACCGTGGCGAAGACCCACCGTCGTCCGGTCGACTCGCCCCGGCGCAGCAGCCGTACCCCGACCGCCACTCCCCAGAGCACGCAGATCGTCGCGGCGTACCGGCCGGAGCCGACGGTCAGCAGCACCGCGACCAGCGCCACCGCCTGCGCGGTGACGTCCAGCACCGAGCGGACCGCCGACAGGGCGACGGCCAACGCGAGGACCAGCACCGCGACACCGAGCACCGTGAACCCGGCCACCCGCAGCGGCAGCCCACCGGCCAGCGGGGAGGTGATCGCGAGACCGGTCGCCGCCGCGATCGCGACCAACCAGCCGACCAGGCGTACCGCGACCGTCCGGGCGGCCACCCCGACCACCGTCGCCGCCACCACGAGCAGGCCCAGACCGGCCAGCGTGCCCGCCCGGGTGGCCTGGAGGTTGAGCAGCCCGGCACCGGTCAGCACCAGACCGACGGGCAGGCCGGCACCGAGCAGCGCGCCGGACCGACCGCGCAACGCGGTGACCAGCAACGCGGCCACCCCGCCGAGCAGCGCCGTCGCCGGCACCAGCGGCCAGGGTGCGGCGGCGGCCACCAGCAGCACCGGCCCGGCGGCGGCCACGAACGGCAGCAGCACCGCGACCGTCCGGCCCCGACCGGCCCGGTGCGCCGGCCAGGTGGCCAGTGCCGCCGCCAGGGCCAGCACGGTCAGCGCCACGCCGACCGGCAACGCGCCCGGGGCGGCCACCGTCGACGGCACGCCGGACCACGGGACGGGCGGCGGGCCGTACGGGGCGACCAGCGCGACCACGGTCACCGGGAGCGCCGCCAGGACCGCCGCCACGGCCAGCCACACCCCGGCCACCAGCGCCGGAATCGGCGGGCGGGACCGGACCACGGAGACGGCGAGCAGCAGCGCCGCGACCGCCGCATAGACCGCCAGCCGCTCGTCGGCCGGCACCGTC
Above is a window of Verrucosispora sp. NA02020 DNA encoding:
- the ddaH gene encoding dimethylargininase, whose translation is MDATSQRFLMCRPTYFAVDYAINPWMDPTAPVDTDRAVRQWERLRQVYRDLGHVVEEITPLPGLPDMVFAANGGTVIGDRAMAVQFRDPQRADEAPAYRSWFENAGFEVYDPKHVNEGEGDVLLAGDVVLAGTGFRTAHASHAQLQEVFGYPVVTMHLVDPRFYHLDTALTVLDERTVAYLPEAFSPGSRAVLRRLFPDAVHATMADAEVLGLNAVSDGRHVVLPEQATGLAATLRDRGYQTIGVDLSELRKAGGGPKCCTLRLRQGKASQ
- a CDS encoding FHA domain-containing protein is translated as MRFEISKVLDAIEGRVCTGPQLVRAVIDLAEVIRYQDLDGGRPASTLRLGMVFDALARSLEEDTVPVYAVVHRGVLSDADLTSNERMVVRRWADDGLVEVLDNPGDRMLEVADLLGLPVLSRVRFDGLRGRFPWLVDQPGRVLAPVPGAGGPVFIAHVGGGHIPLTGPPSPAGVQLLARQWRCSESGCTLFGGAGGGGAFADLARIDRAPTGQPPPSLRGGVPTCPRHGTRLRDDGPRPRSEVLAVRVGGLIRRRFVLTEDQPVTIGRAPESANAIMLGQWLNDEARRWISRSHLRLELRGGDIVATDVSTNGSGIRPGGSMAESDRLPLAPQQSRALGSGDMVELYPGVQIGRPSDLPSGAPYNPDSVMSEAPTMAMRLPR
- the rocD gene encoding ornithine--oxo-acid transaminase, with the translated sequence MIEDMLRTPAAVRDAERHTAHNYHPLPVVISSAEGAWVTDVDGRRYLDCLAGYSALNFGHRHPTLIAAAHAQLDRLTLTSRAFVHDQFADFCRELAALCGKDLVLPMNTGAEAVETGIKVARKWGYQVKGVPDGQATIVVADGNFHGRTTTIVSFSTDEDARADFGPYTPGFRIVPYGDLAALAEAVDEHTVAVLLEPIQGEQGVVVPPEGYLAGVRRLCDERTVLFIADEIQSGLGRTGATFACEQEGVVPDMYLLGKALGGGIVPVSAVAADAAVLGVLRPGQHGSTFGGNPLACAVATEVVRLLATGEFQRRSTELGERLHAGLRALIGKGLVAVRGRGLWVGLDIDPTLMSGREACERLMERGVLAKDTHGSTIRLAPPLVITEEEIDHAVAQLTAVLAG
- a CDS encoding 4a-hydroxytetrahydrobiopterin dehydratase, giving the protein MADVLTAEAVRNELGGLADWSGDPAGITRTVELASFPAAVTVVDRVAVVAEELDHHPDIDIRWRTLTFRCVTHSAGGVTLRDVELARRIDEIVGAAR